The DNA region TCAGGCTGCGGTCGTTGACGTACCGATCGATCCAATGGACGCGACCGGCGGGCAGGGCGGCCACGGCCTCGCGCAGTCGAGCGACATCGACCCCGTTGCCAAGCAGCAGGAGCACGTCCCTGCCGGTGGGATCCCGCGCCACGATCCGCCGCCATGCCTCGACGAGGACATCGAGCCCCTTTCGGTGCCAGTCCACGCGGCCGTGCCAGGCCACGACCCGCCCCTCGTCGCCCAGCCCAATCGCGCGCCGCGATTCGCGCTTGTCGCGCGCGGGCCACAAGGTCAGGTCCACAGGATTGAAGATGGCGTGCAGCCGCGACGGCGGCAGGCCGTAGGTGGCCTGCACCCGTGCTCGTTCCGCCGCCGACCCGGCGATCACTCCGGCGCAGCGCCGCATCGTGTGGCCGCGCACCCGCCGCTGGAGCGCGTCGAAGGGCGTATCGCCGCCCTGGAAGGTCGAGTAGACGGGGCGCCCAAGCAAGCCACCCAGGGCGACCATCTGGTCGAATCTCGCATGCTCGTGTTCCTGGCACAGGATGGCGAGGCAGCGATCCTCGCGCAGCGCGCGAGCCGTCGCACGCAGTGGCGTCGCAAGGTACGGCGCGGCGGCGTGCAGCGCACGGTACCAGGTGCGGCGCATGCCGGTCGGTGGCCGGGCGGTGACGAGCGTCGGGGCGTACGGGTCCAGGATCACCCGCCGGGTCGCGCGGTAGGCGGCCGGCGCTGGCAGCACGCGGATCCGCGCGCCAGTGGGCCGGTGTACCCGGACCGTGGGTGACGCAACGTCGCGCGAGTAGCAGAGGAGGGTCGTCTCCACGCCCACGGCGGCGAGCGCCGCCACGTACCCGAACATCCAGCCGCCCGTCATCTCGTTGCAGAACGCGTCGAGCGAGACGCCGAGGGGGTCGAGGAAGTCCTCGACGAGATGCGTCCAGTCGACGAGCGCAATGCGGGGCCGGGCGCCGCCAGCGCCGGTCGCGCTATGCTCGGCGGCACTCACGTCCGTCGCCACGCCGCGCTGTCCATGGTTCCGTTGCCTTCCCTTCACGCATGACGCCCACCGTCAGCCTCGACGTCATCGTCTGTACATGGAACAACGCCGCGCTCCTCGACCGCACGCTGCGGTCGCTGGAAGCGCAGCACCCCGTGCCCGGTCTCGACTGGAGCCTGCTGGTGGTCGACAACAATTGTACGGACGACACGTCCCTGGTGCTGCAGGCGGCACTCTCCAGGGGCCTGCCCCTCCGTGTCGAGCACGAGCCGGAGCAGGGGCTGACGCCAGCGCGCCTGCGCGGCGTGCGCAGCACCACCCGCACCTGGCTCGCGTTCGTGGACGACGACTGCGTGCTGGACCCGGCATGGCTGGCCCAGACCGCCGCCTTCATCGGGGCGCACCCGGACTGCGGAGCCTTCGGCGGACGGATCACGCTGGCCTGGGAAGGCTCGCCGCCCGCGTATGCGCTCAGGGTCCCTTACGCATTTGCGGGCAAGAACCACGGCGATACCCCGCATCGCCGCACCTGGCTGGCCGGCCTCGGGATGACGGTCCGCCGCGCCGCGCTCGAGTCCACCGGGTGGGTCGAGCGGCCGCTGCTCGCCGATCGCATCGGCAGCCGGTTGGTGTCCGGCGGCGACATGGAGATCGGCCTGCGCATCGCCTCGAGGTCCCACGAGGTGTGGTATGCGCCGGAGTGCCGCATCACCCACTGCATCCCGGAACGCCGCACCTCGCGTGACTACCTGGCGAGGCTGCTCGCCGGGCTGGGTGCGAGCCGGCACCAGGTCGCGGCGCTCACCTGGGCGCGGTCGGCACCGGCCTTTGCCGGCTTCTCGATCGCCGTGGCGGTCGGATTCGCCGCGCGTGGGCTGCTCGACACGGTACTCGACGTCGGTCGGCCCGCGCCCCGGGCCGGACCACGCGTCGCCTTTGCGCCCCTGACCGGTTGGGTCCATGCGATGCGGCACCTGTGGCGACTCCCCGAGTCCGAGCGCCGGGCGCTGATCGGGGCAGCCAGGCCTGTGGGATGATGCGCCACCCGCATCACACGTCATGCCCAGGTACTCGACCACCGTCACCCACGCGCTGTCGCAATCAGAGGCCGTCGACAGGCTCACCGCGGCGGTGGACCGCGCGCGGGCCATCTCGGATATCGTCGCCTCCTGGAGCGGCTCCGTCCTCACGTTCACGGTGACGATGCAGGGCATCGCCGTCCAGGGCACGGCGGATGTCCGGGACCGCGCCATCAGGGTGGACTGCCAACTGCCCCTCCTGGCCATGGCGTTCCGGTCATGGATCCCCGGCATCATCGGCAAGGCGCTGGCGCCGGCGCCGGGTGGTCCCGCGGCGCCTCGTCCTGAGGGCATGCGCGACACGCCCGTCGTGCTGTTCATGCACATCCCCAAGGCCGCGGGTACCACCTTCGCCGAGTTCATCCACGCGCACTGCGGTGATACCAGCCTGGGCGCCGACGAGCTGCTCCGCGACGGTGTCCTGTTCCTTCCCTACGGGTTCCGGAAGCCCGAGGATCTCGTCGTGCCCTCGTACGCCAGGTCGTTGCTCGCCCGCCCCGACCTCCGCGCCGTGTGCGGCCACTTCTGGTTCGGGCTGCACGAGCACGTCAGCCGGCCTTCGACGTACGTCACCGTCATCCGCGATCCGGTGGATCGCGTCGTGTCGCTCTACAACTTCCTGCGGATCGACGGGGAGATGTCGCTGGACGCGTTCGCCGCGTCGCCGGCGTACCGGGAGGTCGACAACGACCAGGTGCGACGCCTGGCCGGCGTGGAGCCTCGCTACGGCGAGTGCACCGAGCAGATGCTCGACGCGGCCTGCGCTCACCTCGAGCAGCACTTTTCGGTGGTCGGCGTGACCGAGCGCCTCGAGGAAACGATGGCGGTGGCGCGCCGGACATTCGACTGGGGCGGCGACTACACGCCGCCCCGCCGGAACGTGACGACGGCGGAGGCGCCGGCCGTCGTCGTGTCCGAGGCGCAGCGCGACGTGATCCGCCGGCGAAACGCCCTCGACGTGCGCCTGCACGCGTGGGCCAACGCGTGGCTCGACCGCGCGGCCGCGTCGTCGCCGGCGGCTGGCCGGCCCGATCAGGCGAGCACGTCGTCGAGCAGCCGCGACAGCACCGCGCCCGCGTCGAAGTAGTCCTGTGCGACACGCCGGGCGGCTGCGCACTGCGCGTCGTACTCGCGGTCGAGGCGCGCCAGCTGGTCCAGCGCTTCCTCGGGCGACGAGAACGGCAGGACCCCAGCGGGGACGCGGAGCCAGCGGGTGAACGCCGAGTCCTGCACGATGACCGGCTTGCCGCTGGCCAGGTAGGCCGCGCTGCGCTCGCTGAACCATCCACTGCGGCTGTCGACGTAGCCGGCCTTGGCCACCGAGAACTCCGCCCGCGACGCCGCGATGAAGTCCTGGTAGCTCCACGGGTCGCGAGTGACGGCAAGCGGATCCACGAGGCTCCACCGGTGGGCGGCCAGCGCCTCTCGCGGTGCCGTGGCGCTCCCCATGGCGACCAGGAAGGGGCGGCCCGAGCGCGTCGGCAGGTCGGCATACGGCTGGAACGACGCCGACTTCATGCCGTAGACACGACCGGCATGGTGGCGCGGCGCGTAGCTGTCCCATTGCATGACCGTAGTGAGGGGCCCGTGCGGTGCCGGCGAGGCGACGGGCCACTGCTCGAGCACGATCGGCTGGCGCGTGGCGCGCCAGGGCAGGCTGTCGTCGGGGATCGCACACCCCGGTTGCCCGACGTTCTCGCCGAACGACAGGAAGTGCGTGTGATTCCTCGCGCGCGCCATCGCCGCCGGGTCGTCGAGGTGCCGGATCTGGGTGAACGCAGGGTCGGTGTCGATCAGCACGCGACAGGGGACGTGTTGCATCCAGTCGCGCAGCGGGTTGACGCCGGACACATTCAGCAGCACGTCGGCACCCTCTCGTCCTGCCGCGAACCGCCCTGCGGCCGGACCGTGCCATCGGGACCGGTGCGCGTCGTGATAGGCCCATCGGTCCGCGAGCCCGGCGCGCCGAAACACTGCCTCGATGAAGCGCAGGCCGTACGTGGGGTCGACGTCCACCTGCCCGGTCGACGGGTCGTAGCAGCCCGGGTAGTCGTCGCTGTCCTCAACGAACCACGCGTCATGACCGAGCGCCACCAGCCCGAGCACGTACTGCAGGTGGTGCCACGCCAGTCCACCCAGGGGACCGCGGACCATGTAGCCGAGGACGACGATGCGGAGGCGCTTCACGGCTCTGCTCGATCGAAGGCCGGAAACAGGTCGAACAGCACGGCCTCCCGGGCGCGTACGACGCGGGCGAGTTCCGGCGTGTAGTGACGCGTCCAGGCGTCGCCCGGACCGCGGCCCCGGCCGCCTGGCAGCACGCGCGGCATGGCCGCGATGAAGGCAATCGCCTCGGCTGGATAGCCAAGGTTGCGCAGGCACGCGTGTAACTGCGCGTTCAGGTCGTGCGTCAGCAGGAACGTGACCGGATGCAGGTCGCGACGCACCGCCTCGACGTCGTCGGGCGCCGCCCTGAGGCGCGCGATCACCTCGTGTGGGTGTCGACAGTAGTAGCGCACGAACCGCTCGGTGAGTGGACCGGGTCCCTCTTCCGGCGGCAGTCCACCGAGGTCGGCGCGGAACGCCGCGTGCGAGAGCGACACGTACTCCGCGAACCCGAGGTCGGGGAAACCGGGAAAGCGCCTGCCGAACTCGGGGACGCGCGCGTAGTGGCCCCGCATGTCGCGGCGCTTCCACCAGCCGAACTCGAACTCGGAGACCAGCAGCTCGAGTGGATGGCGCACGGTCGCGACGAACGGCCGATCGCGGTAGCGGATCGGCGTGTCGTTGCACGTGCCGTGCTTGTGATTGTTGTAGACGAACCTGCCCAGCGGGCCGGTGCGGACGTTCTCGGCCCGCAGCGTGGTCATGACCCTGAACCAGGGCGTCCAGGCCACGCCGTGCACGCGCATGAGCGCCGAGGTCACGAAGGTGCCCCCGGTCTTGGGCTCGTGGACGTACACCAGTCGGTCGGTGATGATCACGGCGTCACATCCGGTGTGCCGGGGCGGCGTCGGTCACCGCGTGCATTCGGCGAGGGCCCGTCGCCGCGCGTCCTCGTCGTCGTCGGGATCGAGCATGCGGACGATGCGCACCGGATCGCCGGCCACGACGGCATACGGAGGGACGTCGCCGCGCACCACGCTGCGGCTGCTGACGACCGCGCCACGACCGATCGTCACGCCCGGCATGATGACCGCATCGAAGCCGACCCACACGTTGTCGCCGAGCACGACGGGCGTCGGCGATGCGCCGTGCGCGAGCC from Luteitalea sp. TBR-22 includes:
- a CDS encoding glycosyltransferase family 4 protein, whose product is MSAAEHSATGAGGARPRIALVDWTHLVEDFLDPLGVSLDAFCNEMTGGWMFGYVAALAAVGVETTLLCYSRDVASPTVRVHRPTGARIRVLPAPAAYRATRRVILDPYAPTLVTARPPTGMRRTWYRALHAAAPYLATPLRATARALREDRCLAILCQEHEHARFDQMVALGGLLGRPVYSTFQGGDTPFDALQRRVRGHTMRRCAGVIAGSAAERARVQATYGLPPSRLHAIFNPVDLTLWPARDKRESRRAIGLGDEGRVVAWHGRVDWHRKGLDVLVEAWRRIVARDPTGRDVLLLLGNGVDVARLREAVAALPAGRVHWIDRYVNDRSLIGHCLAAADAYAFTSRHEGLPVAPLEAMACGVPVVACRAPGIEDILGAPRATDQGGMLVEPGDPPALATALVELLRDDPRRERMALRARERIERAFALPVVGAQLAQALLGATPAPIGRANASGAAS
- a CDS encoding glycosyltransferase, with amino-acid sequence MTPTVSLDVIVCTWNNAALLDRTLRSLEAQHPVPGLDWSLLVVDNNCTDDTSLVLQAALSRGLPLRVEHEPEQGLTPARLRGVRSTTRTWLAFVDDDCVLDPAWLAQTAAFIGAHPDCGAFGGRITLAWEGSPPAYALRVPYAFAGKNHGDTPHRRTWLAGLGMTVRRAALESTGWVERPLLADRIGSRLVSGGDMEIGLRIASRSHEVWYAPECRITHCIPERRTSRDYLARLLAGLGASRHQVAALTWARSAPAFAGFSIAVAVGFAARGLLDTVLDVGRPAPRAGPRVAFAPLTGWVHAMRHLWRLPESERRALIGAARPVG
- a CDS encoding polyhydroxyalkanoic acid system family protein, coding for MPRYSTTVTHALSQSEAVDRLTAAVDRARAISDIVASWSGSVLTFTVTMQGIAVQGTADVRDRAIRVDCQLPLLAMAFRSWIPGIIGKALAPAPGGPAAPRPEGMRDTPVVLFMHIPKAAGTTFAEFIHAHCGDTSLGADELLRDGVLFLPYGFRKPEDLVVPSYARSLLARPDLRAVCGHFWFGLHEHVSRPSTYVTVIRDPVDRVVSLYNFLRIDGEMSLDAFAASPAYREVDNDQVRRLAGVEPRYGECTEQMLDAACAHLEQHFSVVGVTERLEETMAVARRTFDWGGDYTPPRRNVTTAEAPAVVVSEAQRDVIRRRNALDVRLHAWANAWLDRAAASSPAAGRPDQASTSSSSRDSTAPASK